From the Huiozyma naganishii CBS 8797 chromosome 2, complete genome genome, one window contains:
- the SNN1 gene encoding Snn1p (similar to Saccharomyces cerevisiae YNL086W; ancestral locus Anc_2.203), with product MSKDTLHPVELCVYSMLSTDLDGVQQSINKARESQTLLILSLRRIMKSLDDESKVLYNEEEYSEITNKLTALEERVRLLRKRYEKLTKQV from the coding sequence ATGAGCAAGGACACTCTGCATCCCGTGGAACTATGTGTGTATTCAATGCTCTCGACGGACCTTGATGGCGTGCAACAGTCCATCAACAAAGCCAGAGAATCGCAGACTTTGCTGATCTTATCGCTACGCCGCATTATGAAGTCCCTTGACGATGAAAGCAAAGTACTGTACAACGAAGAAGAGTATTCCGAGATTACGAACAAACTCACAGCTCTGGAAGAACGTGTCCGTCTCTTAAGGAAACGGTATGAGAAACTCACAAAGCAGGTATGA
- the END3 gene encoding End3p (similar to Saccharomyces cerevisiae END3 (YNL084C); ancestral locus Anc_2.207), with product MPKLEQFEIKKYWQIFSGLKPVSGKVTHDQVLPILYNSKQDSSVLNKIWFLADIDEDDQLDFEEFVICMRVVFDMVNKNIDSVPDELPDWLVPGSKAKLVKERQRSKQKEDAELPPSRTPPKVDWYMLPEDRDGYKKILETCPTATDGTYTYPALNLVLKDKFFNIGVRDMDKTWALVNPRGAASVDQDPALYFVHVLRQRNDEGAEIPSELPAALAEVFKKQEVQYDLKSEQAQVRRTAESTPSVAPASLAVSKTATSSTPISIELNTSNITLERAQLIREQLEGLLKYREGLLAQPSTSSNTVNVDQFTEDLDNIEQQVGVLDNYLKDKKTELNSLREGGASSQ from the coding sequence ATGCCGAAGTTGGAGCAGTTTGAAATTAAGAAGTACTGGCAGATTTTCTCTGGGCTGAAGCCCGTTTCCGGGAAGGTGACGCACGACCAAGTGCTACCGATCCTTTATAACTCGAAACAGGACTCCTccgttttgaacaagatctGGTTTCTGGCAGATATCGATGAGGATGACCAGCTGGACTTCGAGGAATTTGTCATCTGCATGCGGGTTGTGTTCGATATggtcaacaagaacattGACTCGGTGCCGGATGAATTGCCAGACTGGCTAGTCCCCGGGTCCAAGGCAAAGCTGGTTAAGGAAAGACAACGCAGCAAGCAAAAAGAGGACGCTGAATTGCCTCCCAGCAGGACGCCTCCAAAGGTAGACTGGTACATGTTGCCGGAGGATAGGGATGGGTACAAGAAAATCCTCGAGACGTGTCCCACCGCCACAGATGGAACATACACGTATCCTGCGTTGAATCTTGTTCTCAAggacaagttcttcaacattgGTGTAAGAGATATGGATAAGACGTGGGCCCTAGTGAACCCGCGTGGCGCAGCCTCCGTGGACCAAGATCCGGCACTCTACTTCGTCCATGTGCTGAGACAGCGTAATGACGAGGGCGCAGAAATACCTTCTGAGCTGCCCGCCGCGTTGGCCGAGGTGTTTAAAAAGCAGGAGGTGCAGTACGATTTGAAGTCCGAGCAAGCTCAAGTGAGGAGAACGGCAGAGTCTACGCCCAGCGTGGCCCCTGCCTCTTTGGCCGTATCGAAAACGGCAACTTCTTCGACACCGATTTCCATTGAACTAAACACGTCTAATATTACCTTGGAAAGGGCGCAATTGATCAGAGAACAGTTGGAGGGTCTTTTGAAGTATAGAGAGGGGCTTTTAGCGCAACCTTCCACATCTTCGAATACAGTAAACGTGGATCAGTTTACCGAGGACCTAGATAATATAGAGCAGCAAGTGGGGGTGCTGGACAACTATttgaaggacaagaagactGAATTGAATTCCCTGAGAGAGGGTGGCGCATCTTCGCAATAG
- the CMS1 gene encoding Cms1p (similar to Saccharomyces cerevisiae YLR003C; ancestral locus Anc_5.228) → MSNPDELEDGLLYDYEETVEDAPASDEGSTAGFDAEGESASERKRPLESDTAEAVPEAGLSKRQKKLQKKGSLLSKKREQIQYEIAKRKSLASATPEEVSEYFATVIRGKNPDLSALELEGLYLKKNEFLSSAGFTHDRDLDHFQEFMTQFSRAPRALILCMSNMRVADVTRALGGSKTCLKLFAKNKLEDDVARVEEVLLSANTKNNSNKKNKKLKKKNDLLKFLVTTPTRLSKILESTEALFQGKDKLDIILDASFLDAKDQSVLTFENNYIMCQTLRTVLDKKSSVKILSY, encoded by the coding sequence ATGTCCAACCCAGACGAACTAGAAGATGGATTGTTGTACGATTATGAAGAGACAGTAGAGGATGCTCCCGCGAGCGATGAGGGGAGCACCGCAGGATTTGATGCTGAGGGAGAGTCTGCATCTGAGAGGAAAAGGCCTCTTGAGAGTGATACCGCAGAGGCGGTCCCTGAGGCAGGTTTATCGAAACGTCAGAAGAAACTACAAAAGAAGGGCAGTTTACtttcgaagaagagggaacaaATCCAGTACGAAATTGccaagaggaagagtttGGCGAGTGCCACGCCGGAGGAGGTTTCTGAATACTTTGCAACTGTGATCCGTGGTAAGAACCCTGATCTGAGTGCATTGGAGCTGGAAGGATTgtatttgaagaagaacgaatTCCTGTCTAGTGCAGGATTTACACACGACAGGGACTTGGACCACTTCCAAGAGTTCATGACACAGTTTTCGCGAGCACCAAGAGCACTTATCCTGTGCATGTCCAATATGCGTGTCGCGGACGTCACGAGGGCTCTTGGTGGGAGTAAAACTTGCTTGAAGTTATTTGCCAAGAACAAACTGGAAGACGACGTTGCACGCGTGGAGGAAGTCTTACTCTCGGCGAACACTaagaacaacagcaacaagaagaacaagaagttgaagaaaaagaacgaCCTTCTAAAGTTCCTCGTCACAACCCCGACGAGACTCTCCAAGATCCTCGAGTCGACAGAGGCACTGTTCCAGGGGAAGGACAAACTGGATATCATACTGGATGCCTCGTTTTTGGACGCGAAGGATCAATCCGTGCTAACGTTTGagaacaactacatcaTGTGTCAAACTCTGAGAACTGTCCTTGACAAAAAGAGTTCCGTGAAAATCCTCTCATACTAA
- the PPR1 gene encoding Ppr1p (similar to Saccharomyces cerevisiae PPR1 (YLR014C); ancestral locus Anc_5.235) translates to MVKRHHNESLVAQKESKKPKGNIEKLLSIESAAKRSNSIPKSRSACKRCRSKKTKCDQKLPSCGKCTKLNTPCISVDPATGEDVPRSYILFLEDRVSTMARALLDNNIDPWKISFNVPGKEDDPPYREQYLQGEAINDTILGRFLVRRGEELIQDVPKVKNETSQEFLNHETSDSHNMSERGSAAEYPRKRLELEESNNNISQLASMEVQSADSFLGDSSGISFAKLVFTAANFSPELMVIDPDNSIESKETQLIQYKYIETAKEFDSCQLPSREEAEKLIMRFFIDTNSQLPIFHREYFLKKYFEPIYGSWNGHLSLASDNTKINTAFELPKNLYTTPDNNGDADLFDLSKPWHQPYLNYNGSKKSNNKIKVPARFEIPICFFLNYLLFAIGHTTQVLNADAVKVATFKRCAQSYSDSLFATTDRLEGLSGTLLLAIYSLMRPNVPGVWYIMGSVLRLTVDLGLHTEKLNRNYDPFTRELRRRLFWCVYSLDRQICSYFGRPFGIPEESITTRFPSMLDDSSILSNDPAVDDYSDNSEISGSSKVVATAMFKIRKIQACVVKVLYAPHAELPRQYFNLEDWRTVVSADLDHWYKVEVPKSFENMNCQFNTYLFDLNYHYTKNILYGLSPKCPTLNEQAFQTVFSSTKGTIDVFHDLRVTRKLSYTWVAVHNMFMTGMTYLYVIYYYSGKSIDESRETVGEYTGKVLNVLKDLVGTCETAKNCHNTFKVLCAAVIRLRYGDDEISGTDVIFEQSCDEENLDSTNTLSNAINFSLDQFFNELGRLDNIDTSNHVKKPTEDATDDHNTTGDTSPYILNPMMGPAATSSSALPNESRETAPLQNCKNSVFEKDMSDLLYQVTSQSVWDELFLKNGPEETPNGRTGNEFMLL, encoded by the coding sequence ATGGTGAAAAGACACCATAATGAAAGCTTGGTTGCGCAGAAGGAAAGCAAAAAGCCGAAGGGAAATATCGAAAAACTTCTATCCATCGAATCAGCTGCGAAGAGAAGTAATAGCATCCCGAAATCGAGATCAGCTTGCAAGAGATGCAGGTCTAAGAAAACCAAATGCGATCAAAAACTTCCGAGCTGTGGAAAATGTACAAAACTAAACACTCCCTGTATATCAGTGGATCCAGCCACCGGTGAAGATGTACCCCGATCctatattttatttctggaGGATAGAGTTTCTACAATGGCTAGGGCGCTACTTGATAATAACATTGATCCCTGGAAGATATCTTTCAACGTACCCGGGAAAGAAGACGATCCGCCATATAGGGAACAATATTTACAGGGTGAAGCTATAAATGACACTATTTTGGGAAGGTTTTTAGTTAGAAGGGGAGAAGAATTGATTCAGGATGTACCTAAAGTGAAAAATGAAACTTCTCAGGAGTTTTTGAACCATGAAACATCTGATTCCCATAATATGTCCGAGAGAGGGTCTGCAGCTGAATATCCCAGAAAACgacttgaacttgaagaatcGAATAACAATATATCCCAGTTGGCATCGATGGAAGTACAGTCTGCAGATTCATTTCTTGGGGATTCATCTGGTATATCATTTGCCAAATTGGTATTTACAGCGGcaaatttttcacctgAACTAATGGTGATCGATCCTGATAATTCAATTGAAAGTAAGGAAACGCAACTGATTCAGTACAAATATATCGAGACTGCGAAAGAGTTTGACTCTTGTCAACTTCCCAGTCgggaagaagcagaaaaacTGATCATGAGATTTTTCATCGACACAAATTCTCAGCTACCGATCTTTCATCGCGAGTATTTTCTGAAGAAGTATTTTGAGCCGATATATGGCAGCTGGAATGGGCACCTGTCACTAGCATCTGATAATACCAAAATCAATACTGCTTTTGAACTCCCAAAAAATTTATACACGACTCCAGATAATAATGGCGATGCGGATTTGTTCGACCTTTCGAAACCCTGGCACCAACCTTACTTGAACTACAACGGAAGTAAAAAGTCAAACAACAAGATAAAAGTACCAGCGAGGTTTGAGATTCctatttgtttttttttgaattatttgttgtttgctATAGGCCACACAACGCAGGTTTTAAATGCCGATGCTGTTAAGGTGGCCACTTTTAAAAGATGTGCCCAATCTTATAGCGACTCTCTTTTTGCAACCACCGACCGACTGGAGGGATTATCTGGAACGTTGCTTCTTGCCATATACTCCTTGATGAGACCGAATGTACCCGGTGTATGGTATATCATGGGATCCGTCTTGAGACTGACAGTTGATTTAGGTTTACACACCGAGAAATTGAATCGAAACTACGACCCTTTCACCAGAGAGTTAAGAAGGAGGCTTTTCTGGTGTGTCTACTCGCTGGATAGGCAGATCTGTTCGTATTTCGGAAGACCTTTTGGTATTCCAGAGGAGAGTATTACCACACGCTTCCCGAGCATGTTGGACGACTCCAGCATACTGTCGAATGACCCGGCAGTGGACGACTACTCGGATAACTCAGAGATAAGTGGCTCATCAAAAGTAGTAGCCACTGCGATGTTCAAGATACGAAAAATACAGGCGTGCGTCGTAAAGGTCCTATATGCACCCCATGCCGAACTGCCTCGTCAATATTTTAATTTAGAGGATTGGAGGACTGTGGTGAGCGCTGATTTGGACCATTGGTACAAAGTCGAAGTACCCAAATCTTTCGAAAATATGAACTGTCAGTTTAACACCTACCTTTTCGACTTGAACTATCACTACACGAAAAATATCCTGTATGGTCTTTCACCAAAATGTCCAACGCTAAATGAGCAAGCTTTCCAGACTGTTTTCTCGAGCACAAAGGGTACCATTGACGTGTTCCACGATTTGAGGGTAACGAGAAAGCTAAGCTACACTTGGGTGGCTGTGCACAACATGTTTATGACAGGGATGACGTACCTGTACGTGATATATTACTATTCTGGGAAATCGATAGACGAGTCCAGGGAAACGGTTGGAGAGTACACGGGGAAAGTTCTCAACGTCCTAAAAGATCTGGTGGGGACATGTGAGACGGCTAAAAACTGCCATaatactttcaaagtgctgTGCGCTGCTGTCATCAGGTTGAGATATGGTGATGATGAGATATCTGGAACTGATGTCATTTTCGAGCAGTCCTGTGACGAAGAAAACCTTGATTCGACGAACACTCTATCGAATGCAATCAATTTCTCGCTTGATCAATTCTTTAACGAGCTCGGAAGACTGGACAATATCGATACTTCAAACCATGTGAAGAAACCCACAGAGGACGCTACAGACGACCACAACACTACAGGTGACACGTCACCGTACATACTAAATCCCATGATGGGTCCAGCGGCAACGTCAAGCTCCGCTCTACCAAACGAATCGAGAGAAACGGCACCACTACAGAATTGCAAGAACTCCGTCTTCGAGAAGGATATGTCGGACCTGCTGTACCAAGTAACTTCCCAGTCTGTATGGGATGAACTCTTCCTCAAAAACGGGCCAGAAGAGACCCCGAACGGCCGCACAGGTAACGAGTTCATGCTGCTCTGA
- the SSK1 gene encoding mitogen-activated protein kinase kinase kinase SSK1 (similar to Saccharomyces cerevisiae SSK1 (YLR006C); ancestral locus Anc_5.230): MQRQSLPLSHSSKGMLLNLAAPRRIWCRIQNSTDSINEPFFVDFEELDTVDDLKSRIFDKLNGRRWRNVNDNASIALGFINSGDIENDNAGQSSTQLESPVFINAKTASKMGEELWTTPSTQTDVSTSSSELSDSSKDQTLHMGHVEVQRCPQLQGYQSQDTDLPLPPTQIPHGLQGILCTPHSQEFPLHLPKANLYSHIPRIYFHLLYKKPLQYTCEAIDDASFKIIFLPDQSISEIYSELFGSLGQQTASESLLVFSSERLSLHDVYTDISNSAETNKTATVPTSKDGQPTTDSTYGSDEQLQAPYTDDPGRKIQGSTTRTFQGNEDQGNFDFNEELSNATPDSPKQAVLLLPKDYYKKNGECANNSENENDNANAGLKLSRSRTASSSSSSSSRLNFGKENTAQDEADNTMTRPLPPLSEQEVGLLHPTLETEWRRRVSQVGKPGLINETPGDMFSSQTNSGRTLNNYAEPRTTVEPTVRPQTPIKLSSLPIALKTIPNNGTNTSTSANVFPKINVLIVEDNVINQAILGSFLRKHKISYKVAKNGKEAVDIWKEGGLHLIFMDLQLPVLSGIDAAKQIRDCEKKRTASQNAPVIIVALTASNSIEDKRKALISGCNDYLTKPVNLHWLSKKITEWGCMQALIDF; the protein is encoded by the coding sequence ATGCAGAGACAatctcttcctctttcgcACTCCTCCAAGGGAATGCTTTTAAATTTGGCAGCGCCTAGAAGGATCTGGTGTCGAATACAAAACAGCACGGACAGCATCAATGAACCTTTTTTTGTAGATTTTGAGGAGCTCGATACAGTGGATGATCTGAAAAGTAGGATCTTTGACAAATTAAACGGCAGGCGATGGCGCAATGTGAATGATAACGCTTCAATTGCCCTCGGATTCATAAATTCAGGTGATATTGAGAACGATAATGCTGGACAAAGTAGTACTCAGCTCGAGTCACCGGTGTTCATAAATGCTAAAACTGCTAGTAAAATGGGCGAGGAACTATGGACGACACCGTCCACTCAAACTGATGTTTCAACGAGTAGTAGTGAGTTATCCGACTCATCCAAGGATCAAACACTGCACATGGGGCATGTCGAAGTCCAACGCTGTCCACAGCTCCAAGGATACCAATCCCAAGATACAGATCTGCCTCTCCCTCCCACACAAATACCTCATGGTTTGCAGGGAATACTATGCACCCCCCACAGCCAGGAGTTCCCTTTGCATCTCCCAAAAGCAAATCTTTATTCCCACATTCCTCGCATTTACTTTCACCTTCTTTACAAAAAACCATTGCAATATACTTGCGAAGCTATCGATGATGCATCATTTAAAATAATATTCCTTCCAGACCAATCAATATCAGAAATTTATTCAGAGCTATTTGGATCTCTAGGTCAACAAACGGCGTCAGAATCGCTGCTTGTTTTTTCCTCTGAGCGTTTATCGCTTCATGATGTATACACCGATATTTCGAACAGCGCAGAAACCAATAAAACTGCTACGGTTCCAACAAGTAAGGACGGACAGCCTACCACGGACTCAACATATGGATCAGACGAACAACTTCAGGCCCCCTACACCGATGATCCAGGTAGGAAAATACAAGGGAGTACGACGCGAACGTTTCAAGGCAATGAGGATCAGGGGAACTTTGACTTTAACGAGGAGTTAAGCAACGCTACCCCTGATTCCCCAAAACAGGCGGTATTGTTACTACCGAAGGATTACTATAAAAAGAATGGCGAATGTGCTAACAACTCTGAAAATGAGAACGACAACGCAAATGCCGGACTAAAGTTATCACGATCAAGGACTGCAAGctcatcgtcttcatcCTCCAGTAGATTGAATTTTGGGAAGGAGAACACAGCACAAGATGAAGCAGACAATACAATGACTCGTCCTTTACCCCCATTGAGCGAGCAGGAAGTGGGTTTATTACACCCTACCTTGGAGACCGAGTGGAGAAGACGCGTATCCCAGGTGGGGAAACCAGGTTTGATTAATGAGACACCGGGTGACATGTTTAGCTCGCAGACGAATAGTGGCCGAACCCTCAACAATTACGCAGAACCGAGAACCACCGTAGAGCCGACTGTGAGGCCACAGACCCCGATCAAGCTGTCATCGCTCCCCATTGCGCTAAAAACTATTCCTAACAATGGCACAAATACCAGCACTAGCGCAAATGTCTTCCCAAAAATTAATGTGCTCATAGTCGAAGATAACGTCATCAACCAAGCTATTCTTGGGTCTTTTTTGAGAAAGCACAAAATCTCCTACAAAGTAGCCAAAAATGGTAAAGAGGCAGTTGATATTTGGAAAGAGGGTGGGCTGCACTTAATATTCATGGACTTGCAGCTTCCCGTGCTATCAGGTATTGACGCGGCAAAACAGATCAGAGACTGcgagaagaaaaggacGGCGTCACAGAATGCACCCGTCATTATTGTTGCACTGACTGCCTCCAATTCGATCGAGGACAAGCGGAAAGCTTTAATATCCGGTTGTAATGACTACTTAACCAAACCGGTGAATCTTCATTGGCtaagcaaaaaaatcacGGAATGGGGGTGTATGCAAGCATTGATTGATTTTTGA
- the BRE2 gene encoding Bre2p (similar to Saccharomyces cerevisiae BRE2 (YLR015W); ancestral locus Anc_5.236) produces MKPGIIPYQDGDIVTNGQESGLSPRPAFPQYQLTHGSFYKPHDIPLNKRHFIYSPCAPRLDFTEMGYCLTEYPFERAGFSLMDRSAGISLKDKDNSIIGVEKSVGWRTGRSDVCIKEGISYWEVEIIKGGSIMGTDNDPRRKKDMIDSSPHLRFGISRREASLEAPVGFDSYSYGIRDQYLESISEGKLSQVLEKREGMQAGDIISFVLKLPDYDAQVEQAQEYALRRKEALKNAIDSSGKTMRTDDNAGAGTIKKKSKTVKQATNEDFQLALLEDITYNDIIRDHIPIRYRNQLFFEATDYIKTTKPEYYSSDKRERQDYYTLKDSYLAVYLNGEFLGKAFENLNPFLPPFSELQYNEKFYYGYWKNYNGQHVNGLINPYKNVDSESEQRLILRNKYVNNNRLGYYPTISCFNDGEVKIITEQRQMKYLDTVKSSELLADKQIKTLDVLYKEQIADDIVWDIIDEVEEEGKKLTNTNPPIAAPIDTVLVPEGSGP; encoded by the coding sequence ATGAAACCGGGAATCATACCGTATCAGGATGGTGATATTGTTACTAATGGACAAGAGAGTGGGCTTTCACCCCGTCCCGCTTTTCCCCAGTATCAATTGACCCATGGAAGTTTTTACAAACCTCACGATATACCGTTAAACAAGAGGCATTTTATATACAGCCCTTGTGCACCACGTCTAGATTTTACAGAAATGGGGTACTGTTTAACAGAGTATCCTTTTGAACGCGCTGGTTTTAGTTTGATGGACCGATCCGCAGGAATCAGCTTAAAGGATAAAGACAACTCAATTATCGGCGTGGAAAAATCAGTAGGATGGAGAACTGGTAGATCTGATGTTTGTATCAAGGAGGGAATCAGTTATTGGGAAGTGGAGATAATTAAAGGTGGCTCAATAATGGGGACTGATAATgatccaagaagaaaaaaagatatGATAGATTCGAGTCCACACCTTCGGTTTGGAATATCCCGAAGAGAAGCCAGTCTGGAGGCACCCGTCGGCTTCGATTCTTACAGCTACGGAATCAGAGACCAATACTTGGAGTCAATTTCAGAAGGAAAGTTATCTCAAGTCTtagaaaaaagagaaggtATGCAAGCAGGGGATATTAtaagttttgttttgaaactACCTGATTATGATGCACAAGTAGAACAAGCTCAGGAGTACGCTCTGAGGCGCAAAGAAGCATTAAAGAACGCCATTGATTCATCAGGTAAGACCATGCGTACAGATGATAACGCGGGGGCTGGTAcaataaagaaaaaaagcaaaacGGTCAAACAGGCAACCAATGAGGATTTTCAGCTGGCATTATTAGAAGATATAACTTACAATGATATAATCCGTGATCATATCCCTATCAGGTATAGGAATCAGCTCTTTTTTGAAGCTACGGATTACATCAAGACTACCAAACCTGAATATTACTCCTCAGataaaagagaaagacaGGATTATTATACTCTAAAAGACTCTTATCTTGCCGTTTATTTGAATGGCGAGTTTCTAGGCAAGGCCTTCGAAAATCTAAATCCGTTTTTACCACCCTTCAGCGAACTGCAATATAATGAGAAATTTTACTACGGCTACTGGAAAAATTATAACGGTCAACATGTCAATGGGTTAATCAACCCTTATAAGAATGTGGATTCTGAGTCAGAACAAAGATTGATATTAAGGAATAAATATGTCAATAATAATAGACTAGGATACTACCCAACAATAAGTTGTTTTAACGACGGGGAGGTTAAAATTATAACAGAACAAAGGCAGATGAAGTATCTGGATACAGTAAAGTCTTCTGAACTGTTAGCGGATAAACAAATTAAAACGTTGGATGTTTTATACAAGGAGCAGATTGCGGACGATATCGTCTGGGATATTATCGacgaagttgaagaggaaggtAAAAAATTGACAAACACAAATCCTCCCATCGCTGCGCCAATCGACACGGTACTTGTGCCTGAAGGATCAGGACCATAA
- the SSL1 gene encoding TFIIH/NER complex subunit SSL1 (similar to Saccharomyces cerevisiae SSL1 (YLR005W); ancestral locus Anc_5.226), with translation MDSGSDSDDARINVSGRRQRREPQGEMPPPETVPDSTDANGYNLRSRNKKHRRLDRDRMKDARNNRRKRKAANKDLLGASGGYAWEDEIKRSWDLVTVDDEGDMTSLVASLVEARKKRAAKRDVTPYQRGIIRTLILTLDCSESMTEKDLRPNRHAMMIQYAIDFVHEFFDENPISQIGIVIMRNGLAHLVSSVSGNPQDHLDALKHMRKQEPKGNPSLQNALELARGLLLPVPSHSTREVLIIFGSLSSTDPGDIHQTIASLVDEKIRVKVIGLSAQVAVCKELCKLTNFGDDSFYKILLDETHFKDLFDEAVTPLPVNKINKGFTLVKMGFPTRVFESVPTFCSCHSKLIYGGYFCPNCHNKVCSLPTVCPCCDLTLILSTHLARSYHHLMPLKTFNEVDAKETFPTENCFACQRRFPILKNHKSDQLLTSSRYRCDDCRQDFCIDCDVFIHEVLHNCPGCESKPTI, from the coding sequence ATGGACTCCGGATCGGATTCGGACGATGCTAGGATCAACGTCAGTGGGAGACGGCAGAGAAGAGAGCCGCAAGGCGAGATGCCTCCACCGGAAACTGTCCCAGATTCCACTGACGCTAATGGGTACAATTTGAGGTCAAGAAATAAGAAGCATAGGAGGCTTGACAGGGATCGTATGAAGGATGCACGGAATAAtaggaggaagaggaaggcAGCTAACAAGGACCTGCTAGGTGCCAGTGGTGGGTATGCATGGGAGGACGAAATCAAGAGAAGTTGGGATTTGGTAACCGTGGACGATGAGGGCGACATGACGTCCTTAGTTGCCAGTCTTGTTGAGGCCAGAAAGAAGCGGGCAGCTAAACGGGATGTGACACCGTATCAACGTGGTATTATTAGAACTCTGATCCTGACATTGGATTGCAGTGAAAGTATGACCGAGAAGGATCTGAGACCTAATAGACATGCGATGATGATTCAATACGCAATTGATTTTGTTCATGAGTTCTTTGACGAGAACCCAATCTCGCAAATTGGTATAGTGATAATGCGGAACGGGTTGGCGCATTTAGTAAGCTCTGTTAGTGGGAACCCTCAGGATCACCTTGACGCATTGAAGCACATGAGGAAACAGGAACCCAAGGGGAACCCTTCCTTGCAAAACGCTCTAGAGTTGGCTAGAGGACTGCTTTTACCGGTCCCATCACATTCAACAAGAGAAGTTTTGATCATTTTTGGCTCATTGTCCAGTACCGATCCAGGTGATATCCACCAGACTATAGCTTCCCTTGTAGATGAGAAAATTAGGGTGAAGGTCATTGGTCTTTCAGCACAAGTCGCGGTTTGTAAAGAGCTTTGCAAACTGACAAATTTTGGAGACGATTCCTTTTACAAGATCCTGCTGGATGAGACCCATTTTAAAGATCTGTTTGACGAGGCGGTCACACCACTACCTGTaaacaaaataaataaaGGTTTCACACTGGTAAAGATGGGATTCCCGACTAGGGTTTTCGAAAGTGTACCGACCTTCTGTTCCTGCCATTCGAAACTGATATACGGTGGGTATTTCTGTCCCAATTGTCACAATAAAGTCTGCTCATTGCCTACGGTATGCCCCTGTTGTGATCTGACGTTGATCTTGTCCACACATTTGGCAAGATCGTATCATCACCTAATGCCGTTGAAAACATTTAACGAGGTGGACGCCAAGGAGACATTCCCAACAGAAAATTGTTTTGCGTGTCAGAGAAGATTCCCTATTCTAAAAAATCATAAGAGCGATCAACTTCTGACAAGTTCTCGTTACAGATGTGATGATTGTAGACAGGATTTTTGCATAGATTGTGATGTTTTCATTCACGAGGTATTACATAACTGTCCGGGCTGCGAATCTAAACCAACCATATGA